In Flavobacterium sp. CBA20B-1, one DNA window encodes the following:
- a CDS encoding tetratricopeptide repeat protein, with amino-acid sequence MNLFKEIQQSLTFHNIMCISIMFIMFSCSGDKKESQIIDIKKNTSKRNIIYQDTPEKYFKTSDNYKIFKESESLHIQGNYNEALKKLLELEKSEKENELVLGSLGIVYMDLKRYELSENKLEKAIKINPDFINNLFNLATLYERLKNYEDADMTMQKAENLKKTEQEEFLYYMQRAFLNYKLNNCDKALKFCEKIINSNFDEYYITNAQGAYNEIKEKCVEK; translated from the coding sequence ATGAATTTATTTAAAGAAATACAGCAAAGTTTGACTTTTCATAATATTATGTGTATATCAATAATGTTTATAATGTTTTCATGTAGTGGCGATAAGAAAGAATCCCAAATTATTGATATAAAAAAAAACACTTCAAAAAGAAATATTATTTATCAGGATACACCTGAAAAGTATTTTAAGACATCTGATAATTATAAAATATTTAAGGAAAGTGAAAGTTTACATATTCAAGGGAATTATAATGAGGCATTAAAAAAATTATTAGAACTTGAGAAATCTGAGAAGGAAAATGAACTTGTATTGGGTAGTTTAGGTATTGTTTATATGGATTTGAAACGATATGAACTGTCTGAAAATAAGTTAGAGAAAGCTATTAAAATCAATCCAGATTTCATTAACAATTTGTTTAATCTTGCCACACTTTATGAACGATTGAAGAATTATGAAGATGCCGATATGACTATGCAAAAAGCAGAGAATTTGAAAAAAACGGAACAAGAGGAATTTCTATACTATATGCAAAGAGCTTTTTTAAATTATAAATTAAACAATTGTGATAAAGCTTTAAAATTTTGCGAAAAAATTATAAACTCAAATTTTGATGAATATTATATAACCAATGCACAAGGTGCTTATAATGAAATTAAGGAAAAATGCGTTGAAAAATAA
- a CDS encoding single-stranded DNA-binding protein, whose protein sequence is MSTLRNSVRLVGRVGNTPEAKTFDNATKVTLSLATSDFYYNDKKEKIETIQWHNIVAWGKTAELIQKYVEKGKEIAVEGKLTYRTYEDKDGIKRSITEIVISEVLFF, encoded by the coding sequence ATGAGTACATTAAGAAACAGTGTTCGTCTTGTAGGAAGAGTAGGTAACACACCGGAAGCAAAAACTTTTGACAATGCTACAAAAGTTACTTTATCGTTAGCAACTAGCGACTTTTACTACAACGATAAAAAAGAAAAAATAGAAACCATCCAATGGCACAACATCGTTGCATGGGGCAAAACCGCTGAACTGATTCAAAAATATGTTGAAAAAGGTAAAGAAATTGCCGTGGAGGGTAAATTAACCTATCGTACATACGAAGATAAAGATGGCATCAAGCGCAGTATTACCGAGATTGTAATCAGCGAAGTGTTGTTTTTCTAA
- a CDS encoding histone deacetylase family protein — protein sequence MFPIAYHPIYKHPVPENHRFPMEKYELLPQQLLLEGIVSEEHFFQPTEIDTNTVCLVHGSDYVNRYMNLQLTAKEIRKTGFVHNAQLVRRERIIAQGTLTGALKAIENSGIAFNIAGGTHHAFSNYGEGFCMLNDQAIAAAYLLKHHLVSKVLIVDLDVHQGNGTAEIFRNNPNVFTFSMHGKANYPFKKEQSSLDIALENNITDAVYIQLLTQHLEPIIAAENPDFIFYQAGVDILTTDKLGKLNCTINGCKQRDILVFSLAKKYHIPIQCSMGGGYSPDLRTILQAHVNTFKATRDLLI from the coding sequence ATGTTTCCCATAGCGTATCATCCTATTTACAAACATCCGGTTCCAGAAAACCATCGATTTCCTATGGAAAAATACGAGCTACTACCACAACAACTGCTTTTGGAAGGAATTGTGAGCGAGGAACATTTTTTTCAACCCACTGAAATAGACACCAACACCGTTTGTTTGGTTCACGGTAGCGATTATGTGAACCGATATATGAATTTACAACTCACCGCAAAAGAAATTAGAAAAACGGGCTTTGTGCACAACGCCCAACTGGTGCGCCGGGAACGAATCATTGCACAAGGCACTTTAACCGGCGCTTTAAAAGCGATAGAAAACAGCGGTATTGCCTTTAATATTGCCGGAGGCACCCACCACGCTTTTTCTAATTATGGCGAAGGTTTTTGTATGCTGAACGACCAAGCAATTGCAGCTGCCTATTTGCTAAAACACCATTTGGTATCTAAAGTACTAATTGTTGATTTAGATGTGCATCAAGGCAATGGAACAGCGGAAATTTTCAGAAACAACCCAAACGTTTTCACTTTTTCTATGCATGGAAAAGCCAATTATCCGTTTAAAAAAGAACAATCGAGTTTAGACATTGCACTAGAAAACAACATTACCGATGCGGTATATATCCAGCTTTTAACACAGCATTTAGAGCCCATAATTGCTGCTGAAAACCCCGACTTTATTTTTTACCAAGCAGGTGTGGATATTTTAACAACAGACAAATTGGGTAAATTGAATTGTACAATTAATGGTTGCAAACAACGCGACATATTGGTATTTTCATTGGCTAAAAAATACCATATTCCCATTCAGTGCAGCATGGGTGGAGGTTATTCACCCGACCTGCGAACTATATTGCAGGCCCATGTAAACACCTTTAAAGCAACCCGCGACTTATTGATTTAG
- a CDS encoding Fic family protein, protein MKPPYEITSSILKLITSISEKMGEVNANLLNRPSPKLRKQNRIKTIHSSLKIEGNTLTKEQITALVDNKRVIGPKKDVLEVLNAIKIYENLEKYNPSNEQSFLKAHKNLMEGLIENSGKYRKQSVGIVKGSKVEHLAPPFGNVPYLMKELFEYLKKSDEIELIKSCVFHYEMEFIHPFVDGNGRMGRLWQTLILMEKYPVFEFLPFETLISSDQEKYYKALAESDKSGNSTKFIEYMLKVIDNSISELLDFNNRTLNEKDRLEYYVSLNKTEFTRKDYMDVFKDISSATASRDLKKGAELGFFEKIGEKNKTIYRLK, encoded by the coding sequence ATGAAACCACCTTACGAAATAACATCTTCTATTTTAAAATTAATAACCTCTATCTCTGAGAAAATGGGAGAAGTAAATGCTAATTTATTAAACAGACCTTCACCTAAATTGAGGAAACAGAATAGAATCAAGACTATTCATTCTTCGTTAAAAATAGAAGGAAACACACTTACAAAAGAACAAATTACAGCGCTTGTAGACAACAAAAGAGTTATTGGCCCAAAAAAAGATGTCCTTGAGGTTTTGAATGCTATCAAAATCTATGAAAATTTAGAAAAATATAATCCCTCTAATGAACAGTCATTTTTAAAAGCTCATAAAAACTTAATGGAAGGTCTTATTGAAAATTCAGGAAAATATAGAAAACAAAGTGTCGGAATCGTAAAAGGTTCAAAAGTTGAACATTTAGCACCTCCATTTGGCAATGTTCCTTATTTAATGAAGGAACTTTTTGAATACCTGAAAAAGTCAGACGAAATTGAGTTAATTAAAAGTTGTGTTTTTCATTACGAAATGGAATTTATACATCCGTTTGTAGATGGAAACGGAAGAATGGGGAGGTTATGGCAAACTTTGATTTTAATGGAGAAATATCCGGTATTTGAGTTTTTACCGTTTGAAACTTTAATTAGTAGTGACCAAGAAAAATATTACAAGGCTCTTGCAGAAAGTGATAAGTCAGGAAATTCAACAAAATTTATTGAGTATATGTTAAAAGTAATTGATAATTCAATAAGTGAATTATTAGATTTCAATAATCGGACATTAAACGAAAAAGACAGATTAGAATATTATGTTTCATTAAATAAAACCGAATTTACAAGAAAAGATTATATGGATGTTTTTAAAGATATTTCTTCTGCAACAGCTAGTAGAGATTTAAAAAAGGGAGCTGAACTAGGCTTTTTTGAAAAAATAGGAGAAAAAAATAAGACAATCTATCGTTTAAAATAA
- a CDS encoding DUF6157 family protein: MKIHSTNYFDTFIEVAEDTKAERGTKPPTKDKKTVAEMQYEMIAKNPYKFTSDDVFFQVFSDRKDLTKAEYKQAREQFFSKGQPCFRASPLTKTYGFGIHSDSDGKIALFGMETEEYRKFIEDSKIKKVKAMKSRR; encoded by the coding sequence ATGAAAATACATTCGACAAATTATTTTGACACTTTTATCGAAGTTGCGGAAGACACAAAAGCGGAAAGGGGAACAAAACCGCCAACAAAGGACAAAAAAACCGTAGCGGAAATGCAATACGAAATGATTGCAAAAAATCCCTACAAATTTACTTCTGATGACGTTTTCTTTCAAGTGTTTTCCGACCGAAAAGACTTGACTAAAGCTGAATATAAACAAGCACGAGAACAATTTTTCTCAAAAGGGCAGCCTTGCTTTCGAGCTTCACCCTTGACAAAAACATATGGTTTTGGTATTCATAGTGACAGTGATGGGAAAATAGCACTTTTCGGAATGGAAACGGAAGAGTATCGAAAATTTATAGAGGATTCAAAAATTAAGAAAGTTAAAGCAATGAAATCACGCAGATAA
- a CDS encoding DUF1761 domain-containing protein, producing MEVLVEISWLAIAIGTIFYCAFCGIWHRQFAFGKSWEDAMGFERPENWKETNIYYIAPLFACFVTTVVIAILLKLTNTSSYNGALKLGLLIGFGIAMAVVFTTSVIPTMKKPLTFGAITGTAQALGITLTTLIIYAITN from the coding sequence ATGGAAGTACTTGTAGAAATTAGTTGGTTGGCTATTGCAATAGGAACAATATTTTATTGTGCATTTTGCGGTATATGGCACAGACAATTTGCTTTTGGTAAAAGTTGGGAAGATGCAATGGGTTTTGAAAGACCCGAAAATTGGAAAGAGACCAATATTTATTACATCGCACCATTATTCGCTTGCTTCGTTACGACAGTTGTGATTGCCATTTTGCTAAAACTGACAAATACAAGTTCGTATAATGGAGCATTAAAACTTGGGCTTTTAATTGGATTTGGAATTGCAATGGCTGTCGTTTTTACAACCTCTGTAATTCCGACAATGAAAAAACCATTGACATTTGGAGCAATAACAGGCACAGCCCAAGCTTTGGGGATAACTTTAACGACCTTGATAATTTACGCAATAACGAATTGA